The following proteins come from a genomic window of Alkalinema sp. FACHB-956:
- a CDS encoding Nif11-like leader peptide family natural product precursor: MSVKSATRFLNAVAQDQGMRDKFVAVQSPDEFIQISHQLGYSFTTTELKKVVSRRSRGIVIRRQTGIWPWLRTVNWINRPVYA, from the coding sequence ATGTCTGTTAAGAGTGCTACTCGGTTTTTGAATGCGGTCGCTCAGGATCAGGGAATGCGCGATAAGTTTGTGGCGGTTCAATCTCCGGATGAGTTTATTCAAATTTCCCACCAACTCGGCTACAGCTTTACCACCACTGAGTTGAAAAAAGTGGTCAGTCGCCGCAGCCGAGGGATTGTGATTCGCCGTCAAACGGGAATTTGGCCTTGGCTCCGCACCGTCAATTGGATTAATCGTCCTGTCTACGCTTAG
- the hisG gene encoding ATP phosphoribosyltransferase has product MLTIALAKGELLKESIRLLKSVGLDFSAFLEPGCRQLQIEDPTGTARALLVRNGDVPVYVEYGQAQLGIVGYDVLREQNPNVAHVVDLKFGGCRMSVAVKKDSPYRSPLELPMHGRVASKFVHCAREYFESLDLPVEIVYLHGSVELGPITGMSEAIVDLVATGNTLRENGLIEIDTLFQTTARLIAYPLSYRLNTDNMHEYIDRLRAKVSEPVGV; this is encoded by the coding sequence ATGCTCACCATTGCGCTGGCCAAAGGCGAACTTCTCAAAGAAAGTATCCGACTGCTGAAATCCGTCGGCTTGGACTTTAGCGCATTCCTGGAGCCCGGATGTCGCCAATTACAGATTGAGGATCCAACCGGAACTGCCCGTGCCTTGCTTGTGCGCAATGGCGATGTCCCCGTTTATGTGGAGTATGGGCAAGCTCAACTGGGGATTGTTGGCTACGACGTGTTGCGGGAACAAAACCCGAACGTCGCCCATGTGGTGGATCTCAAGTTTGGCGGATGCCGCATGTCCGTCGCGGTCAAAAAAGACAGCCCCTATCGATCGCCCCTGGAATTACCGATGCACGGGCGAGTGGCTTCCAAGTTCGTCCACTGTGCGCGGGAATATTTTGAGAGCCTAGACTTACCCGTGGAAATTGTCTATCTCCATGGCTCGGTAGAATTAGGCCCCATCACCGGAATGTCTGAGGCCATTGTTGACCTGGTAGCCACGGGCAATACCCTACGAGAAAATGGGCTGATCGAAATTGACACGCTATTTCAGACCACCGCCCGTCTGATTGCCTATCCGCTTAGCTATAGACTCAACACAGACAACATGCATGAATACATCGATCGTCTGCGGGCAAAGGTGTCTGAACCCGTTGGAGTTTAA
- the rppA gene encoding two-component system response regulator RppA, whose product MRILLVDDEAEMAEPLSRMLEKEGYQVEVAYDGDRGDRLAMQGQYDLLILDWMLPQKSGLEICQHVRSRGDVTPVLFLTAKDTIDDRVEGLDAGADDYLVKPFELRELLARVRALLRRPAAIVEPVAAAPLTPTTLSVDGLELNVLNQLASRNGRSIELSEKETQLLAYLMESPNQLLTHEQISQHLWAAEEKPASNALAAQIRLLRRKIEAPGEDSLIHTVYGKGYRFGNLMED is encoded by the coding sequence ATGAGAATTCTGCTGGTAGATGACGAAGCGGAAATGGCAGAACCGCTGAGTCGGATGTTGGAAAAAGAAGGATATCAGGTCGAAGTGGCCTACGATGGCGATCGGGGCGATCGGCTGGCGATGCAAGGGCAGTATGATTTGCTGATTTTGGATTGGATGTTGCCCCAGAAGTCGGGGTTAGAAATTTGTCAGCATGTGCGATCGCGCGGGGATGTGACGCCTGTTTTATTTCTGACCGCGAAGGATACGATCGACGATCGGGTCGAAGGGTTGGATGCAGGGGCGGATGATTATTTAGTCAAGCCCTTTGAATTGCGGGAATTATTAGCGCGGGTGCGGGCTTTGTTACGACGGCCTGCGGCGATCGTGGAGCCTGTTGCAGCAGCACCGTTGACTCCAACGACCTTAAGCGTAGATGGCTTGGAACTCAATGTGCTCAATCAACTGGCATCACGGAACGGACGGTCGATCGAACTATCTGAAAAAGAAACGCAGTTGTTGGCCTATCTGATGGAGTCGCCCAACCAATTGCTAACCCATGAGCAAATTTCTCAACATCTTTGGGCCGCAGAAGAAAAGCCCGCAAGTAATGCATTAGCAGCACAAATTCGATTACTGCGTCGCAAAATTGAAGCGCCGGGTGAAGATTCTTTAATTCACACGGTGTATGGGAAAGGCTATCGGTTTGGCAACCTGATGGAAGATTAG